From a single Stomoxys calcitrans chromosome 4, idStoCalc2.1, whole genome shotgun sequence genomic region:
- the LOC106085138 gene encoding UDP-glycosyltransferase UGT5 isoform X2 yields MRLIYLPGILLGLCAMQCVFLVDAARILAVFPSPSKSHLIVHTSVAEALAAEGHNVTVISAFPNVLKNTHFSKYITIAGKPLDQSFTTEMVNKPQPFYKKMRQMLTFVFDHANETMNHPQLQEFLQTHGPGDFDLVIVGYFMNDFMLGLGAHFQCPVVISFMIQPIGPINEIAGNPFEVSYVPSLLMDVRPPMTFAARVKNFIAIGFERIIMGGFMCYKNKQFYGYNFPADRYPPLEEVYKNVSLILTNHHFSQGPIRPNVPALIEIGGIQIKEQPDSLPAELAKILDNAKEGVIYFSFGSNVQGSHLSKEKAKIMFDVLSKLPYTVLMKWGDSHFPGQAPNIIYKSWLPQDDILAHPNVKLFITHGGQGSVVESQYHGVPMVGIPFFGDQPANMAAVEKAGFGLALQYTQLTEVDFRNTILEVLNNPQYRENVQRFSKLYRDRPMTPRQMVRFWVDYVIRHKGAYHMQSPAVHMTWWQLHSLDVIAFLMAVTFGVFGLLVGLCRCLCCRGGKKATAKTVNKSKKNK; encoded by the exons ATGCGTTTGATCTATCTACCCGGTATATTGCTGGGGCTATGTGCCATGCAATGTGTTTTCCTAGTGGATGCCGCTCGCATATTGGCTGTATTTCCATCGCCCTCAAAGTCTCACTTAATAGTCCATACCTCAGTGGCTGAAGCATTGGCTGCGGAGGGTCATAATGTCACCGTCATATCTGCCTTTCCAAATGTTTTGAAGAATACCCATTTCTCTAAATACATAACCATCGCGGGAAAACCTTTGGATCAATCCTTCACCACTGAAATGGTGAACAAACCTCAACCGTTTTATAAGAAAATGCGTCAAATGTTGACTTTcgttttcgaccatgccaatgagACCATGAACCATCCTCAATTGCAAGAGTTCCTTCAAACCCATGGTCCTGGAGACTTTGATTTAGTGATCGTGGGCTACTTTATGAATGACTTCATGTTGGGTCTGGGAGCCCACTTTCAATGTCCCGTGGTCATATCGTTTATGATCCAACCTATAGGACCCATTAATGAAATAGCCGGCAATCCCTTTGAGGTCTCCTATGTACCCTCATTGCTCATGGACGTTCGACCACCGATGACTTTTGCTGCCagagtaaaaaatttcatagccATAGGATTTGAAAGAATTATAATGGGAGGATTTATGTGCTATAAGAATAAACAATTCTATGG CTACAACTTCCCTGCCGATCGTTATCCCCCTCTGGAGGAGGTCTATAAAAATGTCTCCCTGATCCTGACAAATCATCACTTCAGCCAAGGACCCATAAGACCCAATGTGCCTGCCCTAATTGAAATTGGTGGCATACAAATCAAAGAGCAGCCAGATTCCTTACCCGCTGAGTTGGCCAAGATTTTGGATAATGCCAAAGAAGGTGTCATCTACTTCAGTTTTGGCTCCAATGTTCAAGGCTCTCATTTGTCCAAGGAAAAGGCCAAAATTATGTTCGATGTACTCTCCAAGCTGCCCTATACCGTACTCATGAAATGGGGTGATTCTCATTTTCCTGGACAAGCGCCAAATATCATTTACAAATCCTGGTTGCCTCAAGATGACATTTTGGCTCATCCCAATGTCAAGCTATTCATAACACATGGCGGCCAAGGCAGTGTCGTAGAGTCGCAATACCATGGTGTGCCCATGGTGGGTATACCCTTCTTTGGTGATCAACCTGCCAATATGGCTGCCGTAGAGAAAGCTGGTTTTGGCTTGGCCTTGCAATATACCCAACTAACTGAGGTAGATTTTCGCAACACCATCTTGGAGGTGCTGAACAATCCCCAGTATAGGGAAAATGTTCAACGTTTCTCCAAATTGTATCGTGATAGACCCATGACTCCGCGGCAAATGGTGCGCTTCTGGGTGGATTATGTGATTAGGCATAAGGGTGCCTATCACATGCAATCTCCTGCTGTTCACATGACCTGGTGGCAATTGCATTCGCTGGATGTGATTGCTTTTCTTATGGCGGTTACTTTTGGAGTTTTTGGTTTATTGGTGGGCTTGTGCAGATGTCTGTGTTGCAGAGGCGGCAAGAAGGCAACAGCAAAAACTGTGAATAAATCGAAGaagaataaatag
- the LOC106085138 gene encoding UDP-glycosyltransferase UGT5 isoform X1 encodes MGIHFLNIITGILFMLLCCFSHLTQAANILAFFPIPTKSHVLIHGEVAHTLAEAGHRVTVLATIPNPLKNTKYNYIYIDIPALYDEKMASSMVNDGESAYKGFLKIIGNSWKTTNETLNHPTMKRFLDTHKAGDFDLMIFGYFVNEFGLGLVNHFRCPIVISFMVRSVYALDRMVGNPLEMSYVPTLFSAIQQPMDFKQRVVNFLANVFELNLLRPWFDAKIQEFYDYNFPADRYPPLEEVYKNVSLILTNHHFSQGPIRPNVPALIEIGGIQIKEQPDSLPAELAKILDNAKEGVIYFSFGSNVQGSHLSKEKAKIMFDVLSKLPYTVLMKWGDSHFPGQAPNIIYKSWLPQDDILAHPNVKLFITHGGQGSVVESQYHGVPMVGIPFFGDQPANMAAVEKAGFGLALQYTQLTEVDFRNTILEVLNNPQYRENVQRFSKLYRDRPMTPRQMVRFWVDYVIRHKGAYHMQSPAVHMTWWQLHSLDVIAFLMAVTFGVFGLLVGLCRCLCCRGGKKATAKTVNKSKKNK; translated from the exons ATGGGAATACattttttaaacataattaCCGGTATTTTGTTTATGCTATTATGCTGCTTCAGTCATTTGACACAGGCAGCCAATATTTTGGCTTTCTTTCCCATACCAACTAAATCACATGTGCTTATACATGGTGAAGTAGCCCACACCTTGGCTGAGGCAGGTCATCGGGTCACCGTGCTGGCCACTATACCCAATCCATTGAAGAACACCAAATACAATTATATATACATTGATATTCCAGCACTGTATGATGAAAAAATGGCCAGTTCTATGGTGAATGATGgtgaatcggcctataagggTTTCCTTAAAATCATCGGAAACTCTTGGAAAACTACCAATGAGACTTTGAATCATCCCACAATGAAGAGATTCTTAGATACCCACAAGGCAGGAGATTttgatttaatgatttttggtTATTTTGTCAATGAATTCGGTTTGGGATTGGTAAATCATTTTCGTTGTCCCATAGTTATTTCTTTTATGGTACGTTCAGTGTATGCCTTGGATAGAATGGTGGGCAACCCCTTGGAGATGTCTTATGTTCCCACCTTGTTTAGTGCCATACAACAGCCCATGGATTTCAAGCAACGTGTGGTGAATTTCCTAGCCAATGTATTCGAGCTAAACTTACTGAGGCCTTGGTTTGATGCTAAAATTCAGGAATTTTATGA CTACAACTTCCCTGCCGATCGTTATCCCCCTCTGGAGGAGGTCTATAAAAATGTCTCCCTGATCCTGACAAATCATCACTTCAGCCAAGGACCCATAAGACCCAATGTGCCTGCCCTAATTGAAATTGGTGGCATACAAATCAAAGAGCAGCCAGATTCCTTACCCGCTGAGTTGGCCAAGATTTTGGATAATGCCAAAGAAGGTGTCATCTACTTCAGTTTTGGCTCCAATGTTCAAGGCTCTCATTTGTCCAAGGAAAAGGCCAAAATTATGTTCGATGTACTCTCCAAGCTGCCCTATACCGTACTCATGAAATGGGGTGATTCTCATTTTCCTGGACAAGCGCCAAATATCATTTACAAATCCTGGTTGCCTCAAGATGACATTTTGGCTCATCCCAATGTCAAGCTATTCATAACACATGGCGGCCAAGGCAGTGTCGTAGAGTCGCAATACCATGGTGTGCCCATGGTGGGTATACCCTTCTTTGGTGATCAACCTGCCAATATGGCTGCCGTAGAGAAAGCTGGTTTTGGCTTGGCCTTGCAATATACCCAACTAACTGAGGTAGATTTTCGCAACACCATCTTGGAGGTGCTGAACAATCCCCAGTATAGGGAAAATGTTCAACGTTTCTCCAAATTGTATCGTGATAGACCCATGACTCCGCGGCAAATGGTGCGCTTCTGGGTGGATTATGTGATTAGGCATAAGGGTGCCTATCACATGCAATCTCCTGCTGTTCACATGACCTGGTGGCAATTGCATTCGCTGGATGTGATTGCTTTTCTTATGGCGGTTACTTTTGGAGTTTTTGGTTTATTGGTGGGCTTGTGCAGATGTCTGTGTTGCAGAGGCGGCAAGAAGGCAACAGCAAAAACTGTGAATAAATCGAAGaagaataaatag
- the LOC106085138 gene encoding UDP-glycosyltransferase UGT5 isoform X3 translates to MLFIHKPCLLLWLCVIQLLFVVDAARILAVVPAPSKSHLMIHASVAETLAAYGHNVTMIAVFPDVLKNTHFSKYIHIEGKPFDQSFTAEMVNKPQPFYKKMAPMMTLIFDHAHETINNPKMQEFLQTHGPGDFDLLILGYFMNDFMLGLGAHFQCPVVISFMIQPVGPINDMVRNPFEVAYVPSLAMDVRPPMNFGGRLKNFLAVGFERIVMGGLMSYKNKQFYSYNFPADRYPPLEEVYKNVSLILTNHHFSQGPIRPNVPALIEIGGIQIKEQPDSLPAELAKILDNAKEGVIYFSFGSNVQGSHLSKEKAKIMFDVLSKLPYTVLMKWGDSHFPGQAPNIIYKSWLPQDDILAHPNVKLFITHGGQGSVVESQYHGVPMVGIPFFGDQPANMAAVEKAGFGLALQYTQLTEVDFRNTILEVLNNPQYRENVQRFSKLYRDRPMTPRQMVRFWVDYVIRHKGAYHMQSPAVHMTWWQLHSLDVIAFLMAVTFGVFGLLVGLCRCLCCRGGKKATAKTVNKSKKNK, encoded by the exons ATGCTTTTCATCCATAAGCCTTGTTTATTGCTATGGCTTTGTGTTATACAACTTCTGTTTGTGGTGGATGCCGCCCGTATTTTGGCAGTAGTCCCCGCACCTTCCAAGTCTCATTTAATGATTCATGCTTCAGTAGCTGAAACATTAGCTGCTTATGGTCACAACGTAACCATGATTGCAGTCTTCCCAGATGTTTTAAAAAATACCCACTTCTCCAAATATATACACATCGAAGGAAAGCCTTTTGATCAATCCTTTACCGCCGAAATGGTCAATAAACCCCAACCGTTTTATAAGAAAATGGCTCCAATGATGACATTAATTTTCGATCATGCTCATGAGACCATAAACAATCCCAAAATGCAAGAATTTCTTCAAACTCATGGTCCAGGAGACTTTGATTTACTGATATTGGGATACTTTATGAATGATTTCATGTTGGGTCTGGGGGCTCACTTCCAATGTCCCGTGGTCATATCTTTTATGATCCAGCCAGTTGGGCCTATCAATGATATGGTTAGAAATCCATTTGAAGTAGCTTATGTACCCTCATTAGCAATGGATGTTCGACCACCGATGAATTTTGGCGGCAGACTGAAGAATTTCCTGGCAGTTGGATTTGAAAGAATTGTAATGGGAGGATTGATGTCCTATAAGAATAAGCAATTTTATAG CTACAACTTCCCTGCCGATCGTTATCCCCCTCTGGAGGAGGTCTATAAAAATGTCTCCCTGATCCTGACAAATCATCACTTCAGCCAAGGACCCATAAGACCCAATGTGCCTGCCCTAATTGAAATTGGTGGCATACAAATCAAAGAGCAGCCAGATTCCTTACCCGCTGAGTTGGCCAAGATTTTGGATAATGCCAAAGAAGGTGTCATCTACTTCAGTTTTGGCTCCAATGTTCAAGGCTCTCATTTGTCCAAGGAAAAGGCCAAAATTATGTTCGATGTACTCTCCAAGCTGCCCTATACCGTACTCATGAAATGGGGTGATTCTCATTTTCCTGGACAAGCGCCAAATATCATTTACAAATCCTGGTTGCCTCAAGATGACATTTTGGCTCATCCCAATGTCAAGCTATTCATAACACATGGCGGCCAAGGCAGTGTCGTAGAGTCGCAATACCATGGTGTGCCCATGGTGGGTATACCCTTCTTTGGTGATCAACCTGCCAATATGGCTGCCGTAGAGAAAGCTGGTTTTGGCTTGGCCTTGCAATATACCCAACTAACTGAGGTAGATTTTCGCAACACCATCTTGGAGGTGCTGAACAATCCCCAGTATAGGGAAAATGTTCAACGTTTCTCCAAATTGTATCGTGATAGACCCATGACTCCGCGGCAAATGGTGCGCTTCTGGGTGGATTATGTGATTAGGCATAAGGGTGCCTATCACATGCAATCTCCTGCTGTTCACATGACCTGGTGGCAATTGCATTCGCTGGATGTGATTGCTTTTCTTATGGCGGTTACTTTTGGAGTTTTTGGTTTATTGGTGGGCTTGTGCAGATGTCTGTGTTGCAGAGGCGGCAAGAAGGCAACAGCAAAAACTGTGAATAAATCGAAGaagaataaatag